One window of the Sphaerochaeta associata genome contains the following:
- a CDS encoding tocopherol cyclase family protein: MRKWNVFHPERFQGSKKKNNYFEGWYFKIAMHDEVLCLIPGISLSSDPHAFIQVVSSTRNKPWYVRFPLSTFSADKDSFLIHIGENSFSREEVHVRLKDVDLDLQADFSFTELKKYPVTLTSPGIMGWYAYVPKMECLHAVVATTCSASGTFMLNSRSVEFEHANGYMEKDWGSSFPKAYLWMQANSFSREGVSVMLSIAHIPFHGLAFIGFLGFVQLKDSLIRFGTYSRARFVIQHATETHIEAVIITKKHRLTLRGALGGASGLAAPKEGSMERTIYESIDGTLYLRLETAQGDLLVEDTSIHAGLEFSEAAKLMDGKQKL, from the coding sequence ATGAGAAAATGGAATGTCTTCCACCCAGAACGGTTCCAAGGATCCAAGAAAAAGAACAACTATTTTGAAGGTTGGTACTTCAAGATCGCCATGCACGATGAGGTACTGTGCCTCATTCCCGGTATCTCCCTCTCCTCGGATCCTCATGCCTTCATTCAGGTTGTCTCAAGCACCCGGAACAAACCGTGGTATGTACGTTTTCCACTCTCAACATTCTCTGCTGACAAGGACAGCTTTCTCATTCACATCGGCGAGAACTCGTTCAGCAGGGAGGAGGTGCATGTCCGACTCAAGGACGTGGATCTTGACTTGCAAGCAGACTTCTCGTTTACCGAGTTAAAGAAGTATCCTGTCACCCTCACCAGTCCCGGCATCATGGGCTGGTATGCCTATGTGCCGAAGATGGAGTGCCTGCACGCCGTCGTAGCCACCACCTGCTCGGCATCAGGTACGTTTATGCTCAACAGCCGCAGTGTCGAATTCGAACATGCAAACGGGTACATGGAAAAGGACTGGGGATCCTCGTTTCCCAAAGCCTATCTTTGGATGCAGGCCAATTCATTCTCCAGAGAAGGAGTATCAGTCATGCTCAGCATCGCCCATATTCCCTTCCACGGCCTCGCCTTCATTGGGTTTTTGGGCTTTGTGCAACTGAAAGACTCCCTGATCCGCTTCGGAACCTACTCCCGCGCGCGCTTCGTAATTCAGCATGCAACAGAAACCCACATCGAGGCGGTGATCATCACCAAGAAACACCGCCTGACCCTCAGAGGCGCATTGGGAGGTGCAAGCGGTCTTGCCGCCCCTAAAGAAGGAAGTATGGAGCGTACCATCTATGAAAGCATTGACGGGACACTGTATCTCCGACTTGAGACCGCCCAAGGGGACTTGCTCGTTGAGGATACCAGCATTCATGCAGGTTTGGAGTTCAGTGAAGCAGCCAAGTTGATGGATGGCAAGCAGAAATTATAG
- a CDS encoding mechanosensitive ion channel family protein: MTDITHIIQTFQENYMVSFFMLMGTLLVLLAANAILGKRIKKLESMKMQDERSVKAPALPMLRFIKRIAIPLLFLASLSVFLNSVSFAEGIQRVVQIIFAVIMTIIIVRSVNKALELSFSKYFEKEYANREHEKNLKPLLSFVKLLLWVIGFLILISNLGFNITTALAGLGVGGIAVAIAAQGILGDLFSYFVIFFDHPFALGDFIVFGDKSGIVERIGIKSSRIRVLSGEVLIISNSDLTSSRIHNYKQMQRRRVISSISVPFHTPEEKLKRIPQLIKDILASIQVVEGVVCDRSHFQSIGSSAFIFETVYYIPAPEYVAFMNVQQEFNLRLVKTFREEGIEFAYPTQRILSPDQMT, encoded by the coding sequence ATGACAGACATCACACACATTATCCAAACCTTTCAAGAGAACTATATGGTCTCCTTTTTCATGCTCATGGGAACGCTGTTGGTACTGCTTGCGGCGAATGCAATCCTGGGCAAGCGCATCAAGAAGCTTGAGAGCATGAAAATGCAGGACGAAAGGAGCGTAAAGGCCCCTGCTCTGCCCATGCTGCGCTTTATCAAGCGCATCGCCATCCCCCTGCTCTTCCTCGCTTCCCTCTCCGTCTTTCTGAATAGTGTTTCGTTCGCAGAGGGCATACAGAGAGTGGTTCAGATTATCTTTGCCGTAATCATGACCATCATCATCGTTCGGTCGGTCAACAAAGCCCTTGAACTGAGTTTCTCCAAGTATTTTGAGAAGGAGTATGCAAACCGCGAGCATGAGAAGAACCTCAAGCCGCTGCTCTCCTTTGTCAAGCTCCTATTATGGGTGATAGGTTTTCTCATCCTTATCAGCAACCTGGGCTTCAACATCACCACAGCCCTTGCAGGACTGGGAGTCGGCGGTATCGCGGTAGCCATCGCCGCCCAGGGCATCCTGGGAGATTTGTTCAGCTACTTTGTGATTTTCTTCGACCATCCCTTCGCCCTCGGTGACTTCATCGTCTTCGGTGACAAGTCGGGTATAGTCGAACGGATCGGCATCAAGAGCAGCCGCATCAGGGTCCTCAGCGGAGAGGTTCTCATTATCTCCAACTCCGATCTGACCTCAAGCAGGATTCACAACTACAAGCAGATGCAACGAAGACGTGTGATCTCCTCCATATCAGTTCCATTTCACACACCTGAGGAGAAGCTGAAAAGGATTCCTCAGCTCATCAAGGACATACTGGCATCAATTCAGGTTGTTGAAGGGGTTGTCTGCGACAGGTCGCACTTCCAAAGCATCGGCTCTTCGGCTTTCATCTTTGAGACCGTATATTATATACCTGCCCCAGAATACGTTGCCTTCATGAACGTACAACAGGAATTCAACCTCAGATTGGTAAAAACCTTCCGAGAGGAGGGCATTGAATTTGCTTACCCGACGCAACGAATCCTTTCGCCAGATCAGATGACCTGA
- a CDS encoding GNAT family N-acetyltransferase, whose protein sequence is MIIDVSTIIPAVAFILYVSFVIFGFLQYKKDRFYWSFQLYMIFVSIWSFGSMMMHLNSPLYTPLFWNRIMLIGLLSVPYALCSFVVDILEIQKRTIFVIIKLSYLLIIPLMYLNFSGNIVSDVGFTADNLFYYKLAPGALSAYSLSYVYLIFTLLMLLFGAKRRSSQGFHKNLALPLIGVAIMLIGIFMNVFPELGRYPIDIFAATINAVLLFYTIYKYKLINYSRLGLSIIYSTILAAAASVVYLLIFSFIQMNNSNFDPGNIFQLSFILGVATVLIIHPLRNLLSYIVDVVIIPKRHPYQTTIKNLSKRLTTIVNLHDLGNEVVKSLSSGLKTEWVVFVAKRNDESQKFFLVAHNNCPTPCKIGQEVSFSFSDEVQQKLELYKKENQSSVISVNPDEQRMEVSNSLPPADVLIPLVFRKQIAGYILIGYDHAKALISEIEREALEILAAQSSLSLENALSFEQLRIQGDELTMSKNKLEAIFNGIASPVCLIDIDYTIQEANTAAVNFFGQDRQTLIGGKCYRAFFHRSRPCPFCQGLECLHTGVLQETEADVADQVFSFQFHSVRSPDKSKSVFIEIINDITEQKHMQEELVRTEKMAGIGTLAAGIAHELNNPLAGIVGTAEIMLSEMEEQSPHHEYVQDILTYSKTASDVIKELSIYSRKEEVKQTQQVELVRVLEFSLRLALRGVDSQNIRVERNYHALPSIEANEGELQQLFLNLIVNAIQAMDGNGKLTLSCVEKDGFVQVKVGDTGCGISEKHMSQIFTPFFTTKAPGSGTGLGLSNCYNIVEKMGGRIRVKSEEQVGSEFTTIFALNEENKENIRFQLVTDQNGMNDVFFIQRKVLVGEKGYLEESIHRKVDEKAMHILAFRGLHPVGTVSLMTSEHFWPLPISKYFDIQSVLKTRKAAEIIRLAVLPEMRNTSASIGLIILVFLLARATGVEELIIDVFADDEKTIKLYKKFGFVEVGSYNSPSAVTVMVLQSKSTLEKDRSQLRHFVRPLFSRLRTLFDFGPYTQAVHDEMDRILSVDKEEEGEVQVI, encoded by the coding sequence ATGATTATTGATGTCTCGACCATCATCCCTGCGGTAGCGTTTATCTTATATGTGTCATTTGTCATATTCGGATTTCTCCAATACAAGAAAGATCGTTTCTATTGGTCCTTCCAGCTCTACATGATTTTTGTCTCCATCTGGAGCTTCGGCTCGATGATGATGCACCTCAACAGCCCGTTGTATACGCCCCTGTTCTGGAACCGTATCATGCTCATCGGCCTTCTTTCGGTTCCCTACGCCCTGTGCAGCTTTGTTGTCGACATCCTGGAAATACAAAAACGGACGATTTTTGTCATCATCAAGCTCAGTTACCTGCTGATCATCCCCCTGATGTACCTCAATTTCTCCGGAAATATCGTCAGCGATGTAGGTTTTACTGCGGATAATTTATTCTACTATAAGCTCGCTCCTGGAGCTCTCTCTGCATACTCGTTAAGCTACGTCTATCTGATTTTCACCTTGCTTATGCTGCTCTTCGGGGCGAAACGACGCTCCAGCCAAGGGTTTCACAAGAATCTCGCCCTTCCCCTGATCGGTGTGGCCATCATGCTCATCGGCATTTTCATGAACGTCTTTCCCGAGCTCGGTCGCTATCCCATCGATATTTTTGCCGCCACCATCAACGCCGTTCTCCTGTTCTACACCATCTACAAGTACAAGCTGATCAACTACTCGCGTCTGGGGCTCTCCATCATCTACTCCACCATACTCGCGGCAGCTGCCTCGGTGGTGTATTTACTGATCTTCTCCTTCATCCAGATGAACAACTCCAACTTCGACCCGGGCAACATCTTCCAGCTCTCGTTCATCCTCGGAGTTGCTACGGTTCTGATCATTCATCCACTGCGCAACCTGCTCTCCTATATTGTCGATGTCGTCATTATTCCCAAGCGCCATCCCTATCAGACGACGATCAAGAACCTGAGCAAACGGCTTACTACCATCGTCAACCTCCACGACCTTGGCAACGAGGTGGTCAAGAGCTTGAGTTCGGGGCTGAAAACCGAGTGGGTAGTCTTTGTGGCGAAACGGAATGACGAGAGTCAGAAGTTTTTCCTGGTGGCCCACAACAACTGTCCAACCCCCTGCAAAATCGGCCAGGAAGTCTCCTTCTCATTCTCCGATGAGGTACAGCAGAAACTCGAGTTGTATAAGAAGGAGAACCAAAGTTCGGTCATCAGTGTGAATCCCGACGAGCAGCGCATGGAGGTCAGCAACTCCCTTCCCCCGGCTGATGTGCTCATCCCCTTGGTTTTCCGCAAGCAGATCGCCGGCTACATCCTCATCGGCTACGACCATGCCAAGGCCTTGATCAGTGAAATCGAGCGTGAGGCGTTGGAAATCCTTGCCGCCCAGAGCAGTCTCTCCTTGGAGAATGCACTTTCATTTGAGCAGCTGCGCATCCAAGGTGATGAACTGACCATGAGCAAGAACAAGCTGGAAGCCATTTTCAACGGGATTGCCTCCCCGGTTTGCCTGATCGATATCGATTATACCATCCAAGAGGCAAATACGGCTGCGGTTAACTTCTTCGGACAGGACCGCCAGACGCTCATCGGCGGCAAGTGCTACCGTGCATTCTTCCACCGCAGCCGTCCCTGTCCGTTCTGTCAGGGTCTTGAATGCCTGCACACCGGGGTATTGCAGGAGACAGAGGCCGATGTGGCCGACCAAGTCTTCTCATTTCAGTTCCATTCGGTCCGCTCCCCTGACAAGAGCAAGAGCGTTTTCATCGAGATCATCAACGACATCACCGAGCAGAAACACATGCAGGAGGAGCTGGTGCGGACCGAGAAGATGGCTGGTATCGGAACACTGGCCGCCGGCATCGCCCATGAGCTGAACAATCCGCTTGCAGGTATCGTCGGGACTGCCGAGATCATGCTCAGCGAGATGGAAGAGCAAAGTCCGCACCATGAGTATGTCCAGGATATCCTGACCTACTCCAAGACGGCAAGCGATGTCATCAAGGAACTTTCCATCTACAGCCGTAAGGAAGAGGTGAAGCAGACCCAGCAGGTGGAACTGGTCAGGGTGTTGGAGTTCTCCCTTCGTCTGGCACTGCGCGGCGTCGATTCACAGAATATTCGTGTTGAGCGCAACTACCATGCGCTTCCTTCCATTGAAGCCAATGAGGGCGAATTGCAGCAACTCTTCCTCAACCTCATCGTCAACGCCATCCAGGCGATGGACGGCAACGGCAAGTTGACCCTCAGTTGCGTGGAAAAGGATGGATTTGTCCAGGTGAAGGTCGGCGATACCGGCTGCGGTATATCCGAAAAGCATATGAGCCAGATATTCACCCCGTTCTTCACCACCAAGGCCCCTGGCAGCGGCACAGGTCTCGGGCTCTCCAACTGCTACAACATCGTAGAAAAAATGGGGGGACGCATCAGGGTCAAGAGTGAAGAGCAGGTGGGTTCTGAGTTCACCACCATCTTCGCCCTCAATGAGGAGAACAAGGAGAACATACGTTTCCAGCTGGTGACCGACCAAAACGGCATGAACGACGTATTCTTCATCCAACGCAAGGTGCTGGTGGGCGAGAAGGGCTATCTTGAGGAGTCGATTCACCGCAAGGTGGATGAGAAGGCGATGCACATCCTTGCCTTCCGGGGTCTGCATCCGGTAGGAACCGTCTCGCTGATGACCAGCGAACACTTCTGGCCGCTTCCCATCTCCAAGTACTTCGATATCCAGTCGGTTCTCAAGACACGCAAAGCGGCTGAGATCATTCGCCTTGCCGTACTTCCGGAGATGCGCAACACCTCCGCTTCCATCGGCTTGATCATTTTAGTATTCTTGCTCGCCCGGGCGACAGGGGTGGAGGAGTTGATCATCGATGTGTTTGCCGATGATGAGAAGACGATCAAGTTGTACAAGAAGTTCGGCTTTGTGGAGGTAGGCTCCTACAACTCTCCTTCTGCAGTTACGGTGATGGTGTTGCAAAGCAAATCCACCCTTGAGAAGGACAGAAGCCAGCTCAGGCATTTTGTACGGCCGCTCTTCTCACGGCTTAGAACCCTCTTCGACTTCGGTCCCTACACCCAGGCAGTCCATGATGAGATGGACCGCATCCTGAGTGTGGATAAGGAAGAGGAGGGCGAGGTTCAGGTCATCTGA